AacgaaacttttttaacaaaaatattcttttttatttttattaattttcaggTCGCTGTGATCTTGATTATGATGCTCTTCGACGCATTTCGTGTGATGCTTTATACGTAGGATGGGCATATGACTACAGAACCAACCAATGTAATACGATCACCCTTAAGGGCTGTGGAACCCCCGAAATGGGTTTTACATCTAAACAAGAATGTGAATTGACCTGTAAATCACCAACGTACTAATATAataatgtactttgttttattaaaaaagttaataaaataattaagatcgtgattttaagaaagttttaaagtttttctcttaaaataagataaaagtCGAAAATCTTTGTTCGAAATTTGAATCTGGGGAATTTTTCGATGTCATTCCAACTTTAATCAAGACAAAATTTTAGAACCGAATTAGACTTATATCGTACATTTATTAAAGCCACTATCAAATTTAGAAAACGGTTAGCAATATTTACTCAAAGTAAAGAAGAacgatgaaaattaaaatggttCTAAATTTGTAGTAAATTTGTCGTAAACTATAAACCCTTCAAAGAAACTGTCCAGCTCAAAGTAAGTCTTGTTTCTTTATGTGTCACTTGGGAACCTGATTTCTATCTTGCCCTAgcaatttaatactttttcaaTGGATTTTGTCAAAATCTTTTGAGAGCCGTattgcaaaaattaatatttaaaagtgatgaagagttttattacaaaagttAATATTTGATATGTCATTTTTCGTTTGCTAATATTTACGATTTATTATTTGtgtatataaacataaaaattctaccttttatctttttattctaAGCCTACGAGTTTAACAACCTTGAAAGCTCGTTGCCATCTGTTCTGTTAAATCACCttcctcaaaaagtataaatgcttgaaaataatatttctgatTAGTAAGAAGCTACCTCCCGATAGCTTCAAATCACATCTTTTTCCTACTacgaaagaaaaacataaaaatcaaccatgaaaataattttcggaTTTTGTCTGGttattttgagttgttttttattgatcGTAAAAGCTGAAGACTCTTGTAAGTTTTAATTCAACCCTTAAAACCTTTTTAagatttaacaaatatttgttgtttttattttaatttaattttttaatttcatagctGATTGCAATGCTGAACCTTTTCATAATAGAAATGGTATGATTTCTTGTATGGGTTATATGCCATCGTATTCGTATGAACCGAAAACAAAAGAATGTAAGAAATTCATATATGGCGGTTGTGGAGGCAATGGTAACCGTTTTCCATCAAAGGAGAAATGTGAAGAAACTTGCAAAcattaatattaaaacttatttttttgtaaaaaaagtgtcaattgcaatcaataaaaacttttttaatgttcaagaaaacatgaaaacaaaataagctaGGGTATTTccaaagtattttttaagtattgacttttttttaaatatcataaccTAGGTTTTCCAACATGCAAAAcaattcgaaaataaattgtCTTATGTTGAAGAcgggtatttttgtttaaagcttgAATACGAAATCATCATTTAAAACTAACTCGTTAAATGTATTTTGGAAAACTATGAAActgttaaattcaattcaattaatgaATACTCACAACTTATGTGGTTATCTAAAACCCAAATAAGACATTAATGTAATGTAAACTGTGTCTAGAAGACACACATTTGGACTTTAGGAAATAATCAgaagtaaaatgttttatataaaaactgtgatgtgttttaaattagtcttaaaaacactgtttttaaacatttttaaagagtgAACAAATTTCGACTTTGATTTGGAGCTTCGTCCTAAACATTTCCCTAATAGTAAACTAAGTTCTACACAAAACAACTACTAACCTTTTTTATCAATTAATAGACAATAACAAAATAGGtcgaaaacattcaaatttcaCAGAAACTTAAAGTTCAAAGTAAACGATTTGTTTTCgacgttttcttaaatttttccgatttgtcaaattgaaaattttgaaatttctcgacgtacgtctgtacgttcacCACGTTTTTACCGTTCTCCATAGcgcaagaaccagaaaagatatcgattaaaataaattttgttatacagaaaataaggctgaaagatgcagaaagggctctcaagaaaattgcgtgggtggtttttttaccataatagtttgaaaaaaacgtGAACGTTTTGGtcaatcctaaatatcttacgaaggaaaaacgctagagacttgaattaaaattaatataatatactGTAGTGTAAtacaaaagaagtattttttttgaaaaaaaaatcatttaacggttttttttataaatcaaaaaaactgaaaaaaattgtcatctaaaaattttacgacttaaaaatgatttcatctccaaaacaattttgtgcaacgaagaataatgtttttgacatctgataaaatgttgaggaaaatcgaattgacagttttttttataaaaaataaaaatataaaaaaaacattactcaaagttggaaaaattgaatatcaatt
This window of the Eupeodes corollae chromosome 3, idEupCoro1.1, whole genome shotgun sequence genome carries:
- the LOC129948902 gene encoding boophilin-G2-like — protein: MKLVFGVFLVILSCFAFTASTGKSGRCDLDYDALRRISCDALYVGWAYDYRTNQCNTITLKGCGTPEMGFTSKQECELTCKSPTY